In Pongo abelii isolate AG06213 chromosome 5, NHGRI_mPonAbe1-v2.0_pri, whole genome shotgun sequence, a single genomic region encodes these proteins:
- the LOC100436515 gene encoding proteasome subunit beta type-1, with protein sequence MLSSTAMYSAPGRDLGMEPHRAAGPLQLRFSPYVFNGGTVLAIAGEDFAIVASDTRLSEGFSIHTRDSPKCYKLTDKTVIGCSGFHGDCLTLTKIIEARLKMYKHSNNKAMTTGAIAAMLSTILYSRRFFPYYVYNIIGGLDEEGKGAVYSFDPVGSYQRDSFKAGGSASAMLQPLLDNQVGFKNMQNVEHVPLSLDRAMRLVKDVFISAAERDVYTGDALRICIVTKEGIREETVPLRKD encoded by the coding sequence ATGTTGTCCTCTACAGCCATGTATTCGGCTCCTGGCAGAGACTTGGGGATGGAACCGCACAGAGCCGCGGGCCCTTTGCAGCTGCGATTTTCGCCCTACGTTTTCAACGGAGGTACTGTACTGGCAATTGCTGGAGAAGATTTTGCAATTGTTGCTTCTGATACTCGATTGAGTGAAGGGTTTTCAATTCATACGCGGGATAGCCCCAAATGTTACAAATTAACAGACAAAACAGTCATTGGATGCAGCGGTTTTCATGGAGACTGTCTTACGCTGACAAAGATTATTGAAGCAAGACTAAAGATGTATAAGCATTCCAATAATAAGGCCATGACTACGGGGGCAATTGCTGCAATGCTGTCTACAATCCTGTATTCAAGGCGCTTCTTTCCATACTATGTTTACAACATCATCGGTGGACTTGATGAAGAAGGAAAGGGGGCTGTATACAGCTTTGACCCAGTAGGGTCTTACCAGAGAGACTCCTTCAAGGCTGGAGGCTCAGCAAGTGCCATGCTACAGCCCCTGCTTGACAACCAGGTTGGTTTTAAGAACATGCAGAATGTGGAGCATGTTCCGCTGTCCTTGGACAGAGCCATGCGGCTGGTGAAAGATGTCTTCATTTCTGCAGCTGAGAGAGATGTGTACACTGGGGACGCACTCCGGATCTGCATAGTGACCAAAGAGGGCATCAGGGAGGAGACTGTTCCCTTAAGGAAGGACTGA